The proteins below come from a single Zea mays cultivar B73 chromosome 8, Zm-B73-REFERENCE-NAM-5.0, whole genome shotgun sequence genomic window:
- the LOC100277300 gene encoding uncharacterized protein LOC100277300 — translation MATKSSVTGNAAAKSSAPKAAEEQVCTLLSKRLQRVSCHCLRIAAAVLVVYSFAVTAWRVRHQPQDLAFVAAALFLLAELQACLRRAERLAPESPAGERRRVRAAVWALSTALSCAFAYRVAAVMPPPLAVLVWCITASVGLVGLCLLVLCRDQQYQALRNDDAACDCDRRASAKTSPTDELV, via the coding sequence ATGGCGACCAAGAGCAGCGTCACCGGCAATGCCGCCGCTAAGTCTTCGGCGCCAAAAGCAGCCGAGGAGCAGGTGTGCACGCTCCTCTCCAAGCGGCTCCAGCGCGTGTCGTGCCACTGCCTCCGCATCGCCGCGGCGGTCCTCGTCGTCTACAGTTTCGCCGTCACGGCGTGGCGCGTGCGTCACCAGCCGCAGGACCTGGCCTTCGTCGCTGCCGCCTTATTTCTCCTTGCCGAGCTCCAGGCGTGCCTCCGACGCGCCGAGCGGCTCGCGCCGGAATCGCCCGCCGGGGAGAGGCGCCGAGTGCGGGCCGCCGTGTGGGCGCTGTCCACCGCCCTCAGCTGCGCGTTCGCCTACCGCGTGGCCGCGGTCATGCCGCCGCCGCTGGCCGTCCTCGTCTGGTGCATTACCGCGTCCGTCGGCCTCGTCGGTCTGTGTCTGCTTGTGCTCTGCAGAGACCAACAGTATCAAGCGCTCCGCAACGACGATGCCGCCTGCGACTGCGACAGAAGGGCCTCTGCCAAGACTAGTCCTACTGATGAATTGGTCTAA